The Rubripirellula amarantea genome includes the window TTCGCTGCGAGTCGAAAATTTGCGTGGGACGCAATGGGCGTCAACGTGGGCGATCAAACGGTGATGGCGATGTCGTATTTCCCCAACGAAGCCGAACCGTTGTGGAGCAAATATTCCACGCATGCGATTGCTCACACTTTGGAAGTCTATGGAAAGTTCTCGTTTGACTATCCTTACCCTACCGCGATCAGCGTCAATGGACCGGTGTACGGCATGGAGTACCCGATGATTTGTTTCAACAGTCCACGGCCCGAGGACGACGGTACGTATAGCAAGTCAACAAAGTACGGACTGATCTCGGTAATCATTCACGAAGTTGGCCACAACTTTTTTCCGATGATCGTCAATAGCGACGAACGTCAATGGACATGGATGGATGAAGGTCTCAATACGTTTCTGCAGTACCTAGCCGAGCAAGAATGGGAAGAAGACTATCCCTCGAATCGCGGAGAGCCAGCGAAAATTGTGCCTTTCATGCGAGGCGGTGGCCAACGCCCGATCATGACCGGGAGCGAAGAAATACTGCAGTTTGGAAACAACGCTTACGGCAAACCTGCCACCGCGTTGAACATCCTTCGCGAAACGATTCTGGGCCGTGAACTGTTCGACTTCGCCTTTCGCGAATACGCCAGGCGTTGGAAATTTAAGCGACCGACCCCCAGTGATTTTTTCCGCACGATGGAAGACGCTTCGGGCACTGACTTGGACTGGTTTTGGCGGGGTTGGTTCTACAGCACCGATCATGTCGATATCGCCATCAAAGACGTCGAACTTTTCCAAATTGATGATGGTGACCCCGAGAAACAGGCGGAACGGGATCGCAAAGAACGCAGCGAAGAACCGGAATCCATTAGCAGCAAACGCAACGCTGATCTGCCTAAACGATCCGATTGGTATCCGGGCCTCAAGGACTTCTACAATAGCGCCGAGTACGATGAGTATGCGATCGAGGAAAAGGACCGCAAGTCGTTTCAAGAGTTCCTTGACGGACTTGATTCACGCGAACGGGCAACACTACGACGAACCACTAATTTCTACGTCGCTTCCTTCGAGAACGTAGGTGGACTCGTCATGCCAATCTTGTTGCGGATTCACTACAACGACAACACTCACGAAACGATGCGAATTCCTGCTCAAATTTGGCGGCGAAATAGCAAGAAGGTCAAGAAGCTAATCATCACCGACAAGCAGATCACGCGGCTAGAGCTGGACCCTGATTTGGAAACCGCTGATACCGAGACATCGAACAACCAATGGCCACCGAAGATCGAATCGAGTCGCTTCAAGTTGTACAAGACCGAACTGAAGAAGAATCCGATGCAAAAGGCGTCAGACCAGAAAGCAGACAGTCGAAGTTCTGATACCGGCCCCACGGGCAACCAATCACAAAAGGATCGCCCAGCCAACCGGTAGAAAGAAACAAGTGACGAGTTAACCTTCGCAGCGTTTGACGTCGCCCATTAGGTAGCACTTAAGGCTATTGATAACCTGGTTGAAGCAGGTTGAGACCTCACGGTTGCGACGATCACGGTTGCGAATCGGAGTCAAATGCACGTGCACATTGGTGTGACTAACCACTGCTTTCTTCACGGATCGAGTGTCACTGCTGGCGCGTTCGACATTGGCATCGGACAAGGTCAATTGAACCTGAATCGCGATTTGCTGGTCCGCTCGGCGACGCCCACCCTTGGTGTAGTACGCGTTCACCTTCATCGCGAGTTGGTTTTCTTTGACGCTGATGATTTCGGCACCATGGTCAGCGATGAAGCCGCGAAGCTTCTCGATTGCCAAATCAACCGGAACCGGCGTGATGATGTCAAACTCCCCATGCTGGGCCGGAGTGGAGGCTCCCAACCATTGCAGCCACCCGAACTTGCCAGCATCATCTTGCGCGACTCGTTCGACTTTATTGCCAGCACCCAACTGAATCACGCGGTTGCGTCCGTTGTCTTTTGCCTTCAAAAGAGCTCGGTCAGCACGTGCCAACACAGACTCGGGTGTATCACCCGGTTGAAACTCCGTGACCCCGAAACTGGCAGTAACGGATTCATCGTTGAGGCTCGCTAAAGGAGTCTTTTCAAGAGCAGCCCGAATTGCTTCGGCTCGCTGGGACGCTGTCGCGTTGTCGCAGTTCGGGGTCAGCAATAAGAACTCTTCGCCGCCATAGCGAGCGACTAAATCGCCATCACGGCTGTGCATCTTCAGAACGGCCGCGAAGCTTTTGAGAGCTTCGTCGCCTGCCGGGTGACCGTGAACATCGTTGACACTCTTGAAGTGATCAATGTCGCAAATAATAAGGCTAAAGCTAGACTTGCCGAGCGTGGCTTTGCGAGT containing:
- a CDS encoding M1 family metallopeptidase; this translates as MQLRFLFLGLLLMASTSACVAQVLPNEKHGDSQDKFFQIESWLPTPSNTRTASGAPGPDYWQQRADYEIDVTLDDQDQAIRGSAKILYHNHSPHALSYLWIQLDQNRFRSGSDSVLSTPAPKLSPKILFRDIGNILAQEVFEGGFKVSKVVDDQGQELPHIVNQTMMRIDLPSPINPGQSYAMQIDYSYNIVDAKVMWARAGYEYFEKDKNYIYEIAQWYPRVVAYTDYTGWQHKQFLGRGEFTLELGDYLVRITAPKDMVVAATGVLQNSSDVLEQTWLNRLAEARVSDEPMFIITPEEAKENESNHSRRTKTWIFSARNVRDFAFAASRKFAWDAMGVNVGDQTVMAMSYFPNEAEPLWSKYSTHAIAHTLEVYGKFSFDYPYPTAISVNGPVYGMEYPMICFNSPRPEDDGTYSKSTKYGLISVIIHEVGHNFFPMIVNSDERQWTWMDEGLNTFLQYLAEQEWEEDYPSNRGEPAKIVPFMRGGGQRPIMTGSEEILQFGNNAYGKPATALNILRETILGRELFDFAFREYARRWKFKRPTPSDFFRTMEDASGTDLDWFWRGWFYSTDHVDIAIKDVELFQIDDGDPEKQAERDRKERSEEPESISSKRNADLPKRSDWYPGLKDFYNSAEYDEYAIEEKDRKSFQEFLDGLDSRERATLRRTTNFYVASFENVGGLVMPILLRIHYNDNTHETMRIPAQIWRRNSKKVKKLIITDKQITRLELDPDLETADTETSNNQWPPKIESSRFKLYKTELKKNPMQKASDQKADSRSSDTGPTGNQSQKDRPANR